In Miscanthus floridulus cultivar M001 chromosome 19, ASM1932011v1, whole genome shotgun sequence, the DNA window GTGATAGGGCTGACTCAAACCATAGTGGCTGATCAACTTGTGCCACTTAACCTTAAACTAATACTAGTGCAAACGTGGGAGATATGTGAGGAGCAGAGAAATGATTAGACACAGAGATAAACTTCGTGAACTCGGGAGATAGGGGAGGCGCAAACAAATGGTAGACAGACAGAGATTATACAGTTTTCAGGGTATATGGACTTCTCAATTTGTTCACCTAAATTTGTGTCAAGCCACTTAACCTCCAAATTGCGTAAACTTCTACTAGTGCAAACTTGGGAAAAAAATTCAATAGTGCAAATATTGGAAACTACCAGCAGGATATGGGAGGAGAGGGATAGCAGTTAGCAAAAGGTAAATATTGGAAACTACTATCAGGATAGGGGAGGAACAGAGGTATAGCAGTTAGGGTATATTATCTTTTAAATTCTTCACCTAAATTTGTGTGAAGATCTTACCCTTCCTTAACACGCAAATCTCCGTTGAAAGAAAACTCATTGGTTGCCATCCAGTTCTTCAAGTTTTGTGAGGCGCCCTTCTTGTCGCTGTCAAAGCTGATGGTTTTGTATTTGATCATCGGAGTGATCACGGCGCCTTCGCCGGCACGCACGTAGAATCTCTTTCCCGAGTTACTGTCAGAGATGTAGAAGTTCGTCACCCGTGCCTGCCAAAGCGATGCCAACAAACACAACAGACATCAGTTGCCACATCACTTAACTGCGAACCATATCCATCAGGTGTCAGTAATAACGAGAGTTGACCTCGGAGTGTCTGAGTTGCCACCGGCGGCGGCATCCGCAGCACCAGCCCCACCGACGGCGTTCGTACAGCTCAACAGACGTGAACACGCATCGGGCGGCATTGTGGAAATTGGCGCCCAGCGGGTGGCGACCGCAGGTAACTTGCTGCAGGAAGCAAGACACGGCGGTCATGTTAGAACAGAGCATGCCAAGCAGATTAGAGTCTCTAGCCTCTGCTTTGGTGAAGTAACAAGTTAAAGCAACGCATGCATTGCTTTGGTGAAGCAAAAGTGGTTTGGTAGCTTGGCTTCTTCAATCAAAGCCATTGACCATACATGAGACTAATCATCAGTTTTGATTGACATTCTTTGACGCATAAACGAGTTGAAGCGACAATTTTGACCGGCCAAAAAAAAAGTCAGGAACTTATACAGGATCTTAGCCACGTTCGGCACAGAATACAATTTTTTTACAACTAGTAGTTGGCATGCATGGACTGGGAGAATACCGATGCAATTGTTAGCGACAGCAGAGTCGTACGTACGTCAGGTAACGGATTTGGTAACAGTGAAGCAAGGATGGAAGGAAATAGATGATTGGTTTTGATTCCGAGATTGATTGAAGCTGAAGCAGAGCTCACCCCGGTGATCTTGACGAGCTCGCCGACGGGCATGTCCCCGCCGTGTTCATCGAACACCGTGTCGGGGAACCGGCGGAAGAACCTCTCCGCCTCGGCCGCCGTCCGCCACGCGTTCGACGCGAACACGGCCGCGACGGCGGCCACGGCGCCGCCCGCCGCGGCGAGGACCTCCCACCGGTGCCACGACACGAGGCAGAAGGCCCCGGCGCcgacggcggccgcggccgccacgGCCACCAGCACGTAGCACGCGAACGGGACGCCGAGCCTCGCCCTCCCGCGCGCCGGCGCCGCCACGGCCGTCCCCGCCTCCTTCCTCCTGCTGCTCCCCTtcctcgacgacgacgacgacgacccgaCCGCcggcgacggccagggcgcggGCGACGGGGACGGCCCGACGAGGAGCCCCGGCGGGTGCGAGAGCTGCGACAGCGGGCCCGacgccggcgacggcgagggccGGTGCAGCGGGCCAGAGCTGCGGCGCGAggaggccggcgacggcgcctgcGACTGCGACTGGGACGCGGCGATGTCGAACATCCGGCCGAGCTCGCCCGAGCGCGCCACGTCCCCGCCCGTGTACGGCGGCGTGGCGGCCGACCCCGACGACAGCCGCCGCTCCCGCTTCCTGTCCGGCGCGGGGCCGGACACGTACATGCCGCTCCCAATCTGGTGCATCGTGAGTTCGCGACCGAAAGAAGCCGCACGGACACGGGCACGGGCACGACGATCTCGATCGCGGACCCCGAGCCGAGAAGTGGAAGAAGCGGCAAgatcgaagaagaagaagaggagtccAATCCACTCCCGTCGCGGCGTGATGTGTGACTGACTCGCCGACTAGGCGACTACTAGGGCTGCTGCTTTAGGGCGCAACGTGGTGTCGTGATCGTCTTATCAATAACAGAGTAGGGAGCACTGCAGCGCACGCACGCGGACACGGAGCGCAGCACAGTGCTGGGTGCGCTCCGGGCTGCTAGCGGAGCCGCCGGCTAAGCTTACTCGTCGCGTTTGCTTGATCGCGAATTCATGCGAGGTCGGCACGACACGGACGGGTGCCATCGATCATGGCTAACGCTTTCAGTACAAAGCTCGCATTTGAATACTTGGTAGCAGAGTAATACGGCCGGAAGTGGCGGTAAAACTAAGGATCGCCAGCCACCCGCCTCCCGCGTTCTCCAGCTCGTCTGCCGGCGTGCGGGTACGTGGCGCGGTGGCACACGCAGACATCATTTTTCATTTTAGTAGAGGTTTTAGTCGTTGTCAGTTCGAGATACTAGCTCTTTTGGCGTGGCTTCTGAAACTTTCCCTTGAAACAGTGACAGAATCGATTCAGAGCGCAGAACAGCCCGCCACCGTGTCAGTGTGTAACCTATACAGCTCCTCTACGCTTATGTCCGGGCAGAATAGTGGTTATTTGGCCGGTTTTCGTGATTTCCATGAGACAGCGACGCGTGAGAGCACTTGCACAAATTGCACGCTTTAATCGACCGGATTACCGCGCCGATGCGCTTGATCTCCAAGTGGACGAGGGGGCGGCGAGACAACGACGCCATTGGCGGTCGGCAAAGCTGCCCGCGCGAGGCGAGTCCCGCACGGTGCACGCCGGCGGACGTGTCGCCGCCAGATAAGCCTCCCGGCGACGCACGTGGACGCGGCCCGCGCCGTCCCGCCGGCCACGCGGACGACGCGTGCGCGCgggggcggccgcggccgcggctgcCGACAGTTGGGCGCTGCCGACGCGTGGACGGTTCCTCGAGGGGGTCCTGCGGGCGGAGCGGACGGTGGAGATGTTCGGAGGAGGGGCTCGGTGATGGGGACGCCCGGGAATAGGAATGAGGGCGGGGACATCTCGTGACGCGGTGACGGAATCTTTCGTCGCTTTCGGAGATCACAGGTGGCTCGCGGGGCCGCCGAAACACCGAATCGGATGAGCAAGTGACAATGGGACCCGCATGTTCGTGCAATACCCTCACCACCTTCCACCTAATGCTTAGTTGCGATATGCAGTGCTCctgcaaaattaaaaaaaaactagttGCATCGTGTTATTGGTAAATATGAACCTAGAGTAGCTTTAAGGTTTTGTTAGACTAAATAAGATCTTGATCCACAGCTCGTCCACTTTCTTGATAAATGACTTGGTGCATTATTTTCTTTCTTCCTTGCCGCTGAGTCCGAGACATATCAAAAAGATCTATAACTAAAAAGTGATTGGGATCATCCTGTGGTTACCGGATGACTAGAATAAGTGAATGTAAACGAAAAGATACAAGACTAAGAGAATGAATGTTTTATTCCTTTGATCTATTGTTTTCAAGATTATACATGATTGCAGAGGGTGCCAGCAAGGACGAAGGGGAATGCATTTTTAAGGTTAGGCAGAGAAGTGCTTGATCAGGTTTAGTATAGATAGAAGTACTATCAAGGGAAGCTTTCTTGTGAGCTAAACGGTTATCTAGTTCCACTAGGTGAGATCTAACTCGCGTTGCATTTAGATAAGTGGTGTGGAAAGGAAGCAAGAGCAAAACCTTTGAAAATGCTAACTCGACGCTAAAGGTGTTGGTGGTCTTGCAAGACACCATTGGGAGTTAGCCATGTGAAATGTAGTATTGAAACAGAGCTCGCTGGAGGTTTTCAGTTGCCACCAGATAAGTCTTGTACGCGTCGCGCAGAATCCTGGGGCTGCTATCTACTCTTGTACGGCTCCCTCAGACGATCAGGAGGTGATGACGAAGACCACGGCGAGACCACGTCACGCAGGACGGCTGGCGAAACACCGCCGTGCCCACACTACCGCCTTGACGGGCATTATGACACCATGTCACGCCATGCCGTGCCATgagcacaagaccatgatgacagtCATGCCAAGGTGTACACCACAAGACGGTgttgcttgcaagccaagttagctaggctgTCTCCCTCAGGCTCACGCCCCTTCGGTCGGGAAAACCTCCTTCTTTGTAACCTGGCcccggactctatataagggcagatAGAGCACCCTTCCAGGcatctcttcatcatcttcacaaCCTCCAGACTCCTGAGGCTTCCCTAAAGGCAGTTCatcttctagctctagctctcctacctcttccaccattcttataccccccattgtaagaacttcaaaacattcaagcgagaaacacgcactcgatcatctctgagactggacgtagggctccgatctgaaccagtataaatcatcgtgtcttttagatgctaccaccatcttcctagagcagcgtcgCAACCGTATAAATTCACTAATtcagtttacaaaacaccgacagttggcgcgccaggcaggggacagtcgcgcactctcgtttgttgagaaggaagcgatggctccccGCATCGTCGATGGATTCGCTCATGGAATGGCCCACGACGGCCACATCCATCAAGAAAACCATGAGTTCACCGGCGTCGAAGGGCCAACGCCCACATCCACCTTCAGACATGGCCTGGACCTCCATCTAGGAGCTCTGGACCCCGTGGCCTATGGCAGACACACTCTCAGAACTTCCCTCAGCGGAAGCATCCCAGAGTTCGTCTACATTGGGGGGTCAGTACCCTCTCTCATCACCGGCCATGGCTAGGTCTTCTGCCTAGGAAACCAGAGGCTAATGGCTAATGGCTCATGGCGAGCTCACCTGTGGAATGGCCCCCGGCGGCCACATCCTTTCAGGAAATCAGGAGATCGTCCGCACCGACAGGTTAACACCTGTCACCAGCCTCTACCCCATCCAGGCCCACCATGTGGGAGGCCTAGATCTAATGGCAGGGTCACACCCCAAGAAGCACCTCCGCCACCAGCGAAACACAGCAAGTTAGGGCGCACGTGAGCAACGAAATCACCCTCCACCACACGA includes these proteins:
- the LOC136527546 gene encoding uncharacterized membrane protein At1g16860-like isoform X2, producing the protein MHQIGSGMYVSGPAPDRKRERRLSSGSAATPPYTGGDVARSGELGRMFDIAASQSQSQAPSPASSRRSSGPLHRPSPSPASGPLSQLSHPPGLLVGPSPSPAPWPSPAVGSSSSSSRKGSSRRKEAGTAVAAPARGRARLGVPFACYVLVAVAAAAAVGAGAFCLVSWHRWEVLAAAGGAVAAVAAVFASNAWRTAAEAERFFRRFPDTVFDEHGGDMPVGELVKITGQVTCGRHPLGANFHNAARCVFTSVELYERRRWGWCCGCRRRWQLRHSEARVTNFYISDSNSGKRFYVRAGEGAVITPMIKYKTISFDSDKKGASQNLKNWMATNEFSFNGDLRVKEGLIREGDTASVIGILKKHHACDIVDAPTGVVTTGCQLIRCMFPVFIEGLILIGDEDPDEAVYMV
- the LOC136527546 gene encoding uncharacterized membrane protein At1g16860-like isoform X3, with the translated sequence MHQIGSGMYVSGPAPDRKRERRLSSGSAATPPYTGGDVARSGELGRMFDIAASQSQSQAPSPASSRRSSGPLHRPSPSPASGPLSQLSHPPGLLVGPSPSPAPWPSPAVGSSSSSSRKGSSRRKEAGTAVAAPARGRARLGVPFACYVLVAVAAAAAVGAGAFCLVSWHRWEVLAAAGGAVAAVAAVFASNAWRTAAEAERFFRRFPDTVFDEHGGDMPVGELVKITGARVTNFYISDSNSGKRFYVRAGEGAVITPMIKYKTISFDSDKKGASQNLKNWMATNEFSFNGDLRVKEGLIREGDTASVIGILKKHHACDIVDAPTGVVTTGCQLIRCMFPVFIEGLILIGDEDPDEAVYMV
- the LOC136527546 gene encoding uncharacterized membrane protein At1g16860-like isoform X1, whose product is MHQIGSGMYVSGPAPDRKRERRLSSGSAATPPYTGGDVARSGELGRMFDIAASQSQSQAPSPASSRRSSGPLHRPSPSPASGPLSQLSHPPGLLVGPSPSPAPWPSPAVGSSSSSSRKGSSRRKEAGTAVAAPARGRARLGVPFACYVLVAVAAAAAVGAGAFCLVSWHRWEVLAAAGGAVAAVAAVFASNAWRTAAEAERFFRRFPDTVFDEHGGDMPVGELVKITGVSSASASINLGIKTNHLFPSILASLLPNPLPDQVTCGRHPLGANFHNAARCVFTSVELYERRRWGWCCGCRRRWQLRHSEARVTNFYISDSNSGKRFYVRAGEGAVITPMIKYKTISFDSDKKGASQNLKNWMATNEFSFNGDLRVKEGLIREGDTASVIGILKKHHACDIVDAPTGVVTTGCQLIRCMFPVFIEGLILIGDEDPDEAVYMV